From a region of the Mercurialis annua linkage group LG1-X, ddMerAnnu1.2, whole genome shotgun sequence genome:
- the LOC126681463 gene encoding hyphally regulated cell wall protein 3-like gives MASSVCLKDLSVFHTIDRQIHEKLVMKLGVDSNLSKKIVAFWYLLETKGYTNFVYNMLMLSDSYLYGMTMDAVICLDCWSKNCHSSWNLPLPFMRFIVSQDFCLAKVLEDRADCLSLMKTFLENVCDRVFIDSNPRKLVNELQIQPVTANGLSVANGYGLPVANGYGLSNCNGLPVANSNGFSNGYGLSNGYGLPVANGNGSSVTNGLSVANCYEVSVDNGCGLSVANANCNGLSVANGNGLSVANGRSNRSSTINGSGLSVADSYGLSVADDYGLSVANGNGLSVANGPCNRSSTINGSGLSVANDNVLSVTNGNGYSVANSGVSDETQKVQSRRAVMESEKKDAAVASNIDRTLFITFSKGHPISKEELRDLIVRKFGDCVESVYMRSEPEPLFARVVIDSVSAMSRILGDKDIVKLGIHGKDVWVRRFIQNTQQVS, from the exons ATGGCGTCTTCAGTTTGCTTAAAGGACCTCTCAGTCTTTCACACAATTGATCGTCAAATTCATGAAAAATTGGTCATGAAATTAGGGGTTGACTCTAATTTATCCAAGAAAATTGTAGCTTTTTGGTATTTGCTGGAAACAAAAGGTTATACAAACTTCGTATATAACATGTTAATGTTATCGGATTCATATCTTTACGGTATGACGATGGATGCAGTAATCTGCTTAGATTGTTGGAGTAAAAATTGTCATAGTTCTTGGAATTTGCCATTACCGTTCATGCGTTTTATTGTTAGTCAAGATTTTTGTCTTGCAAAAGTGCTTGAAGATAGAGCAGATTGTTTATCTTTGATGAAAACTTTCTTGGAGAATGTGTGTGATAGGGTTTTTATTGACTCTAATCCAAGAAAGTTGGTAAATGAACTTCAAATTCAACCTGTGACGGCTAATGGGTTATCTGTCGCTAATGGTTATGGGTTACCTGTCGCTAATGGTTATGGGTTATCCAATTGTAATGGATTACCTGTCGCTAATAGTAATGGGTTCTCTAATGGTTATGGGTTATCTAATGGTTATGGGTTACCTGTCGCTAATGGTAACGGGTCATCGGTCACTAATGGTTTATCCGTTGCTAATTGTTATGAGGTATCTGTTGATAACGGCTGCGGATTATCAGTGGCTAATGCTAATTGTAATGGGTTATCTGTCGCTAATGGTAATGGGTTATCTGTCGCTAATGGCCGTAGTAATAGGTCATCTACAATCAATGGTAGTGGGCTATCTGTCGCTGATAGTTACGGGTTATCTGTCGCTGATGATTATGGGTTATCTGTTGCCAATGGTAATGGGTTATCTGTTGCAAATGGTCCTTGTAATAGGTCATCTACCATTAATGGCAGTGGGTTATCTGTCGCTAATGATAATGTGTTATCTGTCACCAATGGTAACGGATATTCTGTCGCTAATAGTGGCGTATCGGATGAGACTCAGAAGGTTCAATCTCGTAGGGCAGTTATGGAATCTGAGAAAAAAGATGCAGCTGTTGCTTCTAATATTGATCGAACACTGTTTATTACATTCTCAAAAGGACATCCAATATCAAAAGAAGAACTTAGAGATCTAATAGTGAG GAAATTCGGGGATTGCGTAGAATCGGTCTATATGAGATCAGAACCGGAACCTCTATTTGCCCGAGTTGTGATTGACTCAGTGTCAGCAATGTCAAGAATTCTAGGGGACAAAGATATAGTAAAACTCGGCATTCATGGCAAAGATGTTTGGGTTAGACGCTTTATCCAAAACACACAGCAGGTTAGTTAG